A section of the Candidatus Afararchaeum irisae genome encodes:
- a CDS encoding 30S ribosomal protein S7: MAELFGRWEVDEIEYRDRSTEPYINITPVANTMGQHANKQFAKREVSAVERLANRLMQTQTNTGKKQKTLKIVRDAFDKIHDETGDNPAQLLVYAIENAGPREETVRLKYGGISVPKAVDVAPQRRVDQALMFIAESVANGSYKSKTDASDVLAREIIDAADYDVQCSSVSKKEEKERVAEAAR; this comes from the coding sequence ATGGCAGAGCTATTCGGCAGATGGGAAGTCGACGAGATAGAGTACCGTGACAGGTCGACCGAGCCCTACATAAACATCACACCCGTCGCGAACACGATGGGTCAGCACGCCAACAAGCAGTTCGCGAAGAGGGAGGTCTCAGCGGTCGAGCGTCTCGCCAACCGTCTGATGCAGACACAGACTAACACGGGGAAGAAACAGAAGACTCTCAAGATCGTCCGTGACGCCTTCGACAAGATACACGACGAGACGGGCGACAACCCTGCACAGCTTCTCGTCTACGCCATAGAGAACGCGGGACCCCGCGAGGAGACTGTGAGGCTCAAGTACGGTGGGATCTCGGTTCCCAAGGCGGTCGACGTCGCACCCCAGAGACGTGTCGATCAGGCTCTGATGTTCATAGCCGAATCCGTAGCTAACGGAAGCTACAAGTCTAAGACCGACGCGAGCGATGTCTTAGCCCGCGAGATAATAGACGCCGCCGACTACGACGTCCAGTGCTCCTCCGTGAGCAAGAAGGAGGAGAAGGAACGCGTCGCCGAGGCAGCGAGATAA
- the rpl7ae gene encoding 50S ribosomal protein L7Ae, with the protein MSVYVNFDVPEELQEKALEAVEVARDTGSIRKGTNETTKAVERGEADLVVIAEDVQPEEVVMHLPALCDEKDVPYVYIDSQDDVGYAAGLEVGSASAAVVDAGNAEDDVESVAEDIENLR; encoded by the coding sequence ATGTCAGTATACGTAAACTTCGATGTACCAGAGGAACTGCAGGAGAAAGCACTAGAGGCTGTAGAGGTAGCCAGAGACACGGGCAGCATACGTAAGGGCACCAACGAGACCACGAAGGCTGTCGAGAGAGGAGAGGCAGATCTCGTCGTGATAGCCGAGGATGTCCAGCCCGAGGAGGTCGTTATGCATCTTCCGGCTCTGTGTGACGAGAAGGACGTGCCTTACGTCTATATCGACAGTCAGGACGACGTCGGATACGCCGCGGGTCTTGAGGTCGGAAGTGCCTCTGCCGCAGTAGTCGACGCAGGAAACGCCGAGGACGACGTCGAGAGCGTCGCCGAGGACATAGAGAACCTGAGATAG
- a CDS encoding 50S ribosomal protein L24e — protein sequence MVETHDCTFCGSEIEPGTGIMFVKNDGEILRFCSSKCEKNAEIRASRDVEWTATEEEAQT from the coding sequence ATGGTAGAGACACACGACTGCACGTTCTGTGGCTCCGAGATAGAGCCCGGGACGGGCATAATGTTCGTGAAGAACGACGGCGAGATACTCAGGTTCTGCTCGTCGAAATGTGAGAAGAACGCCGAGATAAGAGCGTCGCGCGACGTCGAGTGGACTGCGACAGAGGAGGAGGCTCAGACGTAG
- the ndk gene encoding nucleoside-diphosphate kinase → MARQQTFLMVKPDAFQRGLVGEVISRVEERGLKIAAMKVLTPSQEQGEEHYAEHEDKPFYDDLVEFITSGPAVPMVVEGDDAIDIVRTMIGATDPAEASPGTIRGDYALDIGRNCVHAADSPESAEREISIYFDEDEIEEYERIDETWVYE, encoded by the coding sequence ATGGCGCGCCAACAGACCTTCCTGATGGTCAAGCCCGACGCCTTCCAGCGCGGCTTAGTCGGCGAGGTGATTTCGAGGGTCGAGGAACGCGGTCTCAAGATAGCCGCGATGAAGGTTCTGACCCCCTCGCAGGAACAGGGTGAGGAACATTACGCCGAGCACGAGGACAAGCCCTTCTACGACGACCTCGTCGAGTTCATTACGAGCGGACCCGCCGTCCCTATGGTCGTCGAGGGTGACGACGCCATAGACATCGTGAGAACGATGATAGGCGCGACCGATCCCGCCGAGGCGTCTCCCGGAACGATACGTGGCGACTACGCCCTCGACATAGGACGTAACTGCGTACACGCCGCAGACTCGCCCGAGAGTGCCGAGAGAGAGATATCGATTTACTTCGACGAAGATGAGATCGAGGAGTACGAGAGAATCGACGAGACGTGGGTCTACGAGTAG